The following nucleotide sequence is from Aspergillus luchuensis IFO 4308 DNA, chromosome 1, nearly complete sequence.
ACAGCACTTGACAGTACGAAAGGTAGAGTGATAGTATCTTGGCCTGATGGTAATGGTAATGGTAATggtaatgatgatggtgatggtgatggtggtggtctaAATAGAGAACAACTTATCTCAGACGTCGATCGGCCATGCTAGGATGGAGCTGAAGCGGACGCTGACCCTTACTGATGTACAACAAACATCAATGTCACAAAACATCCATCCCAAAGTCGTAACTACAGTCCATCGAGCTTACCCAGCCCGCCCGCCCACCTCCCTTGAGGGCATGCATTAGTGCTTACTTTTGGGGGCCAATGCATGGATGGCCTGAGGGGCACCCCGGGAACTTCTATTGTTTGTcattgatgagaaggaagggaaaatgCGTTAGATGGCATGAAGGGAGGGTGGGGGCAAAATGTCTGCGCCCTATTACGGGTCCTTCTGGATCGAAGACCGGGAGGATGAATAGGGACAGCGGTAGGTTAGCCCTGCAAATAGTATGTTTCAAGACTAGTCTCATTCCTCTGTCAGCTGCAAGTGTATTATTATACCGTCTCTCAACACGTGCTTCCCACTGCGCCTAGCATGCGTCGAATAGCGTTGACGCTCTCCACCAGCACCTCGTGTTCTCGAGCCCCAGGTACCTCATGCCCTAGTTCATGAACACACTCCCACCGCACTGCCGCATTGCAGCAGGTCCAAAGGGCCTTAGCATGACCGGGGTCAATTGGGTCATTAGCCGCCATGATATGCACTGTCGGAACTCTGATTTGCCGTTCCTTGCAGTCCCAACCACTactgtcatcatcattctccaccttctcctcatcttccttctgcagGCCTTCCTTTCCCGCCCCCATCACATTGCATAAGGAACGCTCGTCTGTCATTGGCAAACGACCACATATCAAGATGGCGCAGCGGAAGGGCAGTGCCTGTGCGTGCTCGTCTCCGAGCAGCAAAGCACTGGCCAGGGAGGCGCCTTGCGAAAAAGCGATCACTCCATCAAACGGTCCTTCGGTTTCCACGTAGGCCTGCAAATGCGCCTTGGCGGTGGTAAATGATGGCTGGCTACCCGGGATGTAGTAGGCATAGTACTCATCCCCGGTTGTTGCGAACCGTTCGATTGCTATTTTGGAAACTGGTCAGTATGCACCAGCAGGCCCTTCGCATAACCGAGCCCTAATGCCCGTCTTACTGGAGCATGAAACTCGGGTAAATACGACGCACCTGGGGCTCGAGGCTGCGGAATATGGCCCTCGACGAATTCGTACGTATGATTACCACCAAGTTCATATCGCAGTGCCGCTAGTCAACCC
It contains:
- a CDS encoding uncharacterized protein (COG:E;~EggNog:ENOG410Q0GJ;~InterPro:IPR005645,IPR029058;~PFAM:PF03959;~antiSMASH:Cluster_1.17), which produces MRFLCLHGAGTNSKIFEAQTAALRYELGGNHTYEFVEGHIPQPRAPAIERFATTGDEYYAYYIPGSQPSFTTAKAHLQAYVETEGPFDGVIAFSQGASLASALLLGDEHAQALPFRCAILICGRLPMTDERSLCNVMGAGKEGLQKEDEEKVENDDDSSGWDCKERQIRVPTVHIMAANDPIDPGHAKALWTCCNAAVRWECVHELGHEVPGAREHEVLVESVNAIRRMLGAVGSTC